In one Agrobacterium tumefaciens genomic region, the following are encoded:
- a CDS encoding DUF2336 domain-containing protein — MCFEAQVIVQAFLRWSEKAGSTERAKAANALGRAYLHSDMARENRDAAYMAMTYLLDDPSPRVRLALAEALAEATDAPRAILVSLAEDQPEIACTVIARSPVLGEADLVDLAGRGESVTRALIAARPALPRGVCAALAEVGDLPETIILLENDDAFITPFSLRRIAERHGSDADIRDLLLRREALPADARHLLMGRVSQALAGSALVHALIAQSRADSIFREAEDCATILIAGSVSSPELPALVEHLRQRLELTPALLIHAVCSGKLEFFTAAMVNLSGLDDRKVRAILATGRPHALKALFQSIGLFGDVVDVFTEATLMWRRAARSHLSEAAASVSAELLAHFRNADGSETLFELLHAVRKLAMAEERQKARHYAEALTVEAA, encoded by the coding sequence ATGTGTTTCGAGGCTCAGGTGATCGTACAGGCATTTCTTCGCTGGTCTGAAAAGGCTGGATCGACCGAGCGGGCGAAAGCCGCCAATGCTCTCGGTCGCGCCTATCTGCATTCCGACATGGCGCGGGAGAACCGCGACGCCGCCTATATGGCGATGACCTATCTTCTCGACGATCCTTCGCCGCGTGTCAGGCTGGCGCTTGCCGAGGCGCTGGCGGAAGCCACCGATGCGCCGCGCGCCATTCTCGTTTCGCTTGCCGAAGACCAGCCGGAAATCGCCTGCACGGTGATTGCCCGTTCGCCCGTTCTCGGGGAGGCCGATCTAGTCGATCTTGCCGGGCGTGGCGAAAGTGTTACCCGTGCCCTCATCGCCGCGAGGCCGGCCCTGCCGCGCGGGGTCTGTGCAGCACTTGCCGAAGTCGGCGATTTGCCGGAAACGATCATTCTTCTCGAGAACGACGATGCCTTCATCACGCCGTTTTCCTTGCGGCGCATTGCCGAGCGCCATGGTTCGGATGCCGATATTCGCGATCTTCTGCTTCGCCGCGAGGCGCTGCCGGCCGATGCGCGTCACCTTCTGATGGGCCGCGTCAGCCAAGCTCTGGCGGGCTCAGCACTGGTTCATGCCCTGATTGCGCAAAGTCGCGCCGACAGCATTTTCCGCGAAGCGGAGGATTGCGCCACCATCCTTATTGCCGGCAGCGTTTCGTCGCCTGAATTGCCCGCGTTGGTGGAGCATCTGCGGCAGAGGCTGGAATTGACACCGGCGCTTCTCATCCACGCCGTCTGTTCGGGCAAGCTGGAATTCTTCACGGCGGCGATGGTCAATCTTTCGGGCCTCGACGACCGTAAGGTACGCGCCATTCTTGCCACCGGACGGCCACATGCGCTGAAAGCATTGTTCCAGTCGATCGGCCTTTTCGGTGATGTCGTCGATGTCTTTACCGAGGCGACGCTGATGTGGCGCCGCGCCGCCCGCTCGCATCTTTCAGAGGCCGCAGCTTCCGTTTCGGCCGAACTGCTTGCCCATTTCCGCAATGCCGATGGCTCGGAAACGCTTTTCGAGCTGCTGCATGCCGTCCGCAAACTCGCCATGGCCGAAGAACGGCAGAAGGCGCGGCACTATGCGGAAGCCTTGACGGTGGAAGCAGCCTGA
- a CDS encoding flavin reductase family protein — MFYTTDTNQHGLPHDPFKAIVAPRPIGWIGSKGRDGSLNLSPYSFFNAISDRPKLVMFSSSGRKDSLRNVEETGVFTANLVSRHLVDRMNASSAPVAYDVDEFALAGLTAVDGRVVDAPFVGEALAVLECRVTQIQQLMDIDGKPADSWMVIGQVMAIHIDETIIRDGRIDMGLARPVARMGYMDYCDGGSDVFQLQRPSTAPSI; from the coding sequence ATGTTCTACACCACCGATACCAACCAGCACGGTCTGCCGCACGATCCTTTCAAGGCGATCGTCGCGCCGCGGCCGATCGGCTGGATCGGCTCGAAGGGGAGGGACGGTTCTCTCAACCTCTCTCCCTATTCCTTCTTCAATGCGATTTCCGACCGGCCGAAGCTCGTCATGTTTTCCTCCAGCGGGCGTAAGGACAGCCTGCGCAATGTGGAGGAGACCGGCGTTTTCACCGCCAACCTCGTCAGCCGCCACCTGGTCGACCGGATGAATGCCTCTTCAGCGCCCGTCGCCTACGATGTCGATGAATTCGCCCTTGCGGGTCTGACCGCCGTTGACGGTCGGGTCGTGGATGCGCCTTTCGTGGGCGAGGCGCTGGCCGTGCTGGAATGCCGGGTGACGCAGATACAGCAGCTCATGGACATCGATGGCAAGCCGGCGGATTCGTGGATGGTCATCGGACAGGTCATGGCGATCCACATCGATGAGACGATCATTCGCGACGGCCGTATCGATATGGGGCTGGCGCGTCCCGTGGCGCGCATGGGTTATATGGATTATTGCGACGGCGGCAGCGATGTATTCCAGCTGCAGCGGCCTTCTACTGCGCCATCAATATAG
- a CDS encoding nitroreductase → MTSDIKLLDYLKVRRSTPALQLSEPGPSKADIEEILRLAVRVPDHGKLAPWRFVVYRGEDRVRLGEAALRIALEKNPELDLQQQDAERTRFTRAPVVIAVISTAKPHFKIPEWEQVMSAGAVCLNLIFSANANGYAANWLTEWLAFDQAFLSELGVAADEKVAGYIHIGSTTFPPVERPRPELADVVTWVGDV, encoded by the coding sequence ATGACAAGCGATATCAAGCTCCTCGACTATCTCAAGGTGCGCCGTTCCACGCCCGCTTTGCAACTTTCCGAGCCGGGTCCTTCGAAAGCGGACATCGAGGAAATCCTGCGCCTTGCCGTGCGCGTTCCGGATCACGGCAAGCTGGCGCCCTGGCGTTTCGTCGTTTACCGCGGTGAAGATCGTGTGCGCCTTGGTGAAGCCGCGCTCCGGATCGCGCTCGAGAAGAACCCGGAGCTGGACCTCCAGCAGCAGGATGCGGAGCGTACCCGCTTCACCCGCGCGCCTGTCGTCATCGCCGTCATCAGCACCGCCAAGCCACATTTCAAAATCCCGGAGTGGGAACAGGTCATGTCCGCCGGCGCCGTCTGCCTCAATCTCATCTTTTCGGCCAATGCCAATGGTTATGCGGCAAACTGGCTGACGGAATGGCTCGCCTTCGACCAGGCCTTCCTGTCGGAACTGGGCGTTGCCGCGGACGAGAAGGTGGCGGGTTATATCCATATCGGCTCAACGACATTCCCGCCGGTGGAACGGCCACGGCCGGAGCTTGCCGACGTGGTGACCTGGGTTGGGGACGTCTGA
- the thrS gene encoding threonine--tRNA ligase — MSEAVSLTFPDGSVRSYPAGTTGREVAESISKSLAKKAVAIALDGTVRDLSETITDGKIEIVTREDGRALELIRHDAAHVMAEAVQELWPGTQVTIGPVIENGFYYDFAKNEPFTPEDLPKIEKRMKEIILRNKPFTREVWSREKAKEVFAAKGENYKVELVDAIPAGQDLKIYYQGDWFDLCRGPHMASTGQIGTAFKLMKVAGAYWRGDSNNAMLSRIYGTAWATQEELDNYLHVLAEAEKRDHRRLGREMDLFHFQEEGPGVVFWHGKGWRMFQTLTAYMRRRLANTYQEVNAPQVLDKSLWETSGHWGWYQENMFAVKSAHAFTHPDDEEADQRVFALKPMNCPGHVQIFKHGLKSYREMPVRLAEFGTVHRYEASGALHGLMRVRGFTQDDAHVFCTEEQMAAECLRINDLILSVYEDFGFSEVVVKLSTRPEKRVGSDDLWDRAESVMMDVLKTIEEQSEGRIKTGILPGEGAFYGPKFEYTLKDAIGREWQCGTTQVDFNLPERFGAFYIDQNSEKTQPVMIHRAICGSMERFLGILIENFAGHMPLWFAPLQVVVATITSDADDYGREVAEALREAGMAVETDFRNEKINYKIREHSVTKVPVIIVCGRKEAEERTVNIRRLGSQNQTPMSLEDAITSLVDEATPPDVKRKLAAKKQVA, encoded by the coding sequence ATGTCTGAAGCTGTTTCCCTTACATTTCCCGATGGATCCGTGCGCAGCTACCCCGCCGGTACGACCGGCCGCGAGGTCGCCGAATCCATTTCCAAATCGCTTGCCAAGAAGGCTGTCGCCATTGCGCTTGACGGCACCGTGCGCGATTTGTCCGAGACCATCACCGATGGCAAAATCGAGATCGTCACGCGTGAAGACGGGCGTGCGCTGGAGCTCATCCGCCACGATGCCGCCCACGTCATGGCTGAAGCCGTGCAGGAACTGTGGCCCGGCACGCAGGTGACGATCGGCCCTGTAATCGAGAACGGCTTTTATTACGACTTCGCCAAGAACGAACCTTTCACGCCGGAAGATCTGCCAAAGATCGAAAAGCGCATGAAGGAAATCATTCTGCGCAACAAGCCGTTTACCCGCGAGGTCTGGTCACGTGAAAAGGCCAAGGAAGTGTTCGCCGCCAAGGGCGAGAACTACAAGGTCGAGCTGGTCGACGCCATTCCGGCAGGTCAGGACCTGAAGATCTATTACCAGGGCGACTGGTTCGATCTCTGCCGTGGCCCGCATATGGCCTCCACGGGGCAGATCGGAACGGCCTTCAAGTTGATGAAGGTGGCCGGCGCCTATTGGCGCGGTGACAGCAACAATGCGATGCTGTCGCGCATCTACGGCACCGCCTGGGCGACGCAGGAAGAGCTGGACAATTATCTGCACGTGCTGGCGGAAGCCGAAAAGCGCGACCACCGCCGTCTCGGCCGCGAAATGGACCTGTTCCATTTCCAGGAAGAAGGCCCGGGCGTCGTGTTCTGGCACGGCAAGGGCTGGCGCATGTTCCAGACGCTGACGGCCTATATGCGCCGCCGGCTTGCCAATACCTATCAGGAAGTCAACGCGCCGCAGGTGCTGGACAAGTCGCTGTGGGAAACCTCCGGTCACTGGGGCTGGTATCAGGAAAACATGTTCGCGGTGAAATCCGCCCATGCCTTCACCCATCCCGATGACGAGGAAGCCGATCAGCGCGTTTTCGCCCTGAAGCCGATGAACTGCCCGGGTCACGTGCAGATCTTCAAGCATGGCTTGAAGTCTTACCGCGAAATGCCCGTCCGCCTTGCGGAATTCGGCACCGTGCATCGTTATGAGGCTTCCGGGGCTCTGCATGGCCTGATGCGCGTTCGCGGCTTCACGCAGGACGATGCGCATGTCTTCTGCACGGAAGAGCAGATGGCGGCGGAATGCCTGCGCATCAACGACCTCATCCTCTCCGTCTATGAGGATTTCGGTTTCAGCGAAGTCGTCGTCAAGCTCTCCACGCGCCCTGAAAAGCGCGTCGGTTCCGACGATCTCTGGGATCGCGCCGAAAGCGTGATGATGGATGTTCTGAAGACCATCGAGGAACAGTCCGAAGGCCGCATCAAGACCGGCATTCTGCCGGGCGAGGGCGCGTTCTACGGGCCGAAGTTCGAATATACGCTGAAGGATGCCATCGGCCGTGAATGGCAGTGCGGCACGACGCAGGTGGACTTCAACCTGCCGGAACGTTTCGGCGCCTTCTATATCGACCAGAACTCCGAAAAGACGCAGCCGGTGATGATCCATCGCGCCATCTGCGGCTCCATGGAGCGCTTCCTCGGCATTCTCATCGAGAACTTCGCCGGCCATATGCCGCTGTGGTTTGCGCCGCTTCAGGTCGTGGTCGCGACGATCACCTCGGATGCGGATGATTACGGCCGTGAGGTTGCCGAAGCGCTGCGCGAGGCCGGCATGGCAGTCGAGACCGATTTCCGCAACGAGAAGATCAACTACAAGATCCGCGAGCATTCGGTGACCAAGGTTCCGGTCATCATCGTCTGCGGCCGCAAGGAAGCGGAAGAGCGCACCGTCAACATCCGCCGTCTCGGTTCGCAGAACCAGACGCCGATGTCGCTGGAAGATGCGATTACGAGCCTTGTGGACGAAGCGACGCCGCCGGATGTGAAGCGCAAGCTTGCGGCGAAGAAGCAGGTTGCTTGA
- a CDS encoding DUF1697 domain-containing protein, whose protein sequence is MTYVALLHSIVLGAGRRLLMADLREMAQELGFGDCRTLVATGNLVFHAQAAPVRDIEDRLERAFEKRFGKHVDILVRSGPDWLRLTAENPFTDGHPPDVCVRVMREPLGSDVLGFLEKYRRDEKITLVGGDLWIDFGGKPSESRLLSVLTTRRLGVGTTRNANTVNGLAEMLR, encoded by the coding sequence ATGACCTATGTGGCTCTGCTGCACAGTATCGTGCTTGGTGCGGGCAGGCGGCTCCTCATGGCCGATCTGCGTGAAATGGCGCAGGAGCTCGGTTTTGGTGACTGCAGAACGCTGGTCGCGACGGGAAATCTTGTCTTTCACGCGCAGGCTGCTCCTGTTCGCGACATCGAGGACAGGCTCGAGCGCGCCTTTGAGAAACGGTTCGGCAAACATGTCGATATTCTCGTTCGTTCAGGCCCTGACTGGCTGAGACTGACCGCCGAGAATCCGTTTACTGACGGTCATCCACCGGACGTCTGCGTGCGGGTGATGCGCGAGCCACTCGGCAGCGACGTCCTCGGATTTCTGGAGAAATATCGCCGGGATGAAAAGATCACCCTTGTCGGCGGCGACCTCTGGATCGATTTTGGCGGCAAGCCAAGCGAAAGCCGGCTTCTATCGGTATTGACCACCAGGAGGCTTGGGGTAGGGACGACACGCAACGCCAATACCGTCAACGGACTCGCTGAAATGCTCCGGTGA
- the yidD gene encoding membrane protein insertion efficiency factor YidD yields MCGEPGCRHNETAVKAGRSRNWGGAFAKTPGRLLGVGFIRLYQLTLSGFIGNSCRHIPTCSEYGYEAIARHGLWAGGWMTLFRVARCGPGGTSGLDPVPEKLGGNRRWWAPWRYWKLRR; encoded by the coding sequence ATGTGCGGCGAACCGGGCTGCCGGCATAATGAGACGGCGGTAAAGGCCGGGCGATCCCGCAACTGGGGCGGCGCCTTTGCCAAAACGCCGGGGCGGCTTCTGGGCGTCGGTTTCATCCGGCTTTATCAGCTGACGCTTTCCGGTTTTATCGGGAACTCCTGCCGCCACATCCCCACCTGTTCCGAATATGGTTATGAGGCCATTGCCCGCCACGGGCTTTGGGCGGGGGGATGGATGACGCTGTTTCGCGTCGCGCGCTGCGGGCCGGGTGGTACCAGCGGGCTTGATCCGGTGCCGGAAAAGCTCGGCGGCAACAGGCGCTGGTGGGCGCCCTGGCGTTACTGGAAGCTGCGCCGATGA
- a CDS encoding iron-sulfur cluster assembly scaffold protein gives MDDIYNNRILEFAGNIPLIGVLEDADASAEKHSRLCGSKLKVYLKLEGGIVTAFSHEVRACALGQASASIMAHHIVGASSAELRQAREDMLAMLKQDGEGPTGRFADMRVLSPVRDFKARHASTMLTFEAVIDALDQIESRPVLNAAG, from the coding sequence ATGGACGATATCTACAATAATCGCATTCTGGAATTTGCCGGGAATATTCCGCTGATCGGTGTTCTCGAGGATGCCGATGCCAGCGCCGAGAAACACTCGCGGCTGTGCGGCTCGAAACTCAAGGTCTATCTGAAGCTCGAAGGCGGCATCGTCACGGCATTTTCGCATGAGGTTCGCGCCTGCGCACTGGGGCAGGCCTCCGCCTCCATCATGGCGCATCATATCGTCGGTGCTTCCAGTGCCGAGCTTCGGCAGGCGCGCGAAGACATGCTTGCCATGCTGAAACAGGACGGCGAGGGGCCGACGGGCCGTTTTGCGGATATGCGCGTGCTTTCACCGGTCCGGGACTTCAAGGCCCGCCACGCCTCGACCATGCTGACTTTCGAAGCGGTGATCGATGCGCTCGACCAGATCGAGAGCCGGCCGGTTCTGAACGCTGCGGGTTAG
- the folE gene encoding GTP cyclohydrolase I FolE gives MDAIVKNFPGAGAKPDVAEARPSQAEAEEAVRVLLRWAGENPAREGLLDTPKRVAKAYRELFAGYELNVQDVLGTTFEEVGGYDDVVLVRDIPFFSHCEHHMVPIVGKAHVAYLPAGRVLGLSKIARVVEIFGRRLQTQENMTAQIARSIEETLKPRGVAVMIDAEHMCMSMRGVNKQGSTTLTTSFTGTFKNDPAEQVRFMTMVRNR, from the coding sequence ATGGATGCGATCGTGAAGAATTTCCCCGGCGCTGGCGCAAAACCCGATGTGGCCGAGGCTCGCCCAAGCCAGGCGGAAGCGGAAGAAGCAGTACGCGTTCTTCTGCGCTGGGCAGGAGAAAACCCCGCCCGCGAAGGTCTCTTGGATACGCCCAAGCGCGTCGCCAAGGCCTACCGCGAACTCTTCGCCGGTTATGAGCTGAACGTTCAGGACGTGCTCGGCACGACCTTCGAGGAAGTCGGCGGTTATGACGATGTGGTGCTGGTGCGCGACATCCCCTTCTTCTCCCATTGCGAACACCATATGGTGCCGATCGTCGGCAAGGCGCATGTTGCCTATCTTCCGGCCGGACGCGTGCTCGGCCTGTCGAAGATCGCCCGCGTCGTCGAAATCTTCGGCCGCCGCCTGCAGACACAGGAAAACATGACCGCGCAGATCGCGAGATCCATTGAGGAAACGCTGAAACCGCGCGGCGTGGCCGTCATGATCGACGCCGAACATATGTGCATGTCCATGCGCGGCGTAAACAAGCAGGGGTCCACGACCCTCACCACCAGCTTCACCGGCACGTTCAAGAACGATCCGGCCGAGCAGGTGCGCTTCATGACCATGGTGCGGAACCGTTAA